One genomic region from Haloprofundus salinisoli encodes:
- a CDS encoding glutamate--cysteine ligase, with the protein MEELGTREAFDRMGTLGIEEEFFIVDDAGRPTSGIDELVYGDDPPELLEDRIDHELFQFTIETQTPLIERPGDAADALADVREALVDHAETHGFGIAAAGLHPAAKWRELDHARKPRYRAQLDRIQYPQHRNTTAGLHVHVGVDGADKAVWVANELRWYLPVLLALSANSPFWDGFDTGLASARAKIFEGLPNTGMPTRFSDFESYARFERRMVETGSINDRGELWYDVRPHTGHGTVEVRTPDTQRDPEVVLAFVEAVHALVVDLAERFEDGEPGTDIRRELLDENKWRAMRHGHDASFVDTDAESVVDLETAVDRVCDRLDISGLRSVLADESGASRQRRVLREGDLDALCASLRL; encoded by the coding sequence ATGGAGGAGTTGGGCACGCGCGAGGCGTTCGACCGGATGGGAACCCTCGGCATCGAAGAGGAGTTTTTCATCGTCGACGACGCAGGGCGTCCCACGTCGGGTATCGACGAGTTAGTGTACGGCGACGACCCGCCCGAACTACTCGAAGACCGCATCGACCACGAACTGTTCCAGTTCACGATCGAGACGCAGACGCCGCTCATCGAACGCCCCGGCGACGCCGCGGACGCCCTCGCCGACGTCCGCGAGGCGCTCGTTGACCACGCCGAGACCCACGGCTTCGGTATCGCCGCCGCGGGTCTCCACCCGGCGGCGAAGTGGCGCGAACTCGACCACGCTCGGAAGCCGCGCTACCGTGCGCAACTCGACCGCATCCAGTATCCGCAGCACCGAAACACGACCGCGGGACTCCACGTCCACGTCGGCGTCGACGGCGCCGACAAGGCCGTCTGGGTCGCAAACGAACTCCGCTGGTATCTCCCGGTCCTGTTGGCGCTGTCGGCGAACTCGCCGTTCTGGGACGGTTTCGACACCGGCCTCGCGTCGGCGCGGGCGAAGATATTCGAGGGACTGCCGAACACGGGGATGCCGACTCGGTTCTCGGACTTCGAGTCGTACGCGCGGTTCGAGCGTCGGATGGTCGAGACGGGGTCGATAAACGACAGGGGCGAGCTCTGGTACGACGTCCGCCCCCACACCGGCCACGGAACCGTCGAAGTCCGGACGCCGGACACCCAGCGCGACCCCGAGGTGGTGTTGGCGTTCGTCGAAGCGGTCCACGCGCTGGTCGTCGACCTCGCCGAGCGCTTTGAGGACGGCGAACCCGGCACCGACATCCGCCGGGAACTGCTCGACGAGAACAAGTGGCGCGCGATGCGACACGGCCACGACGCCTCGTTCGTCGACACGGACGCCGAGTCGGTCGTCGACCTCGAAACCGCCGTCGACCGCGTCTGTGACCGACTCGACATCTCCGGACTTCGCTCGGTTCTCGCCGACGAGAGCGGTGCGTCCAGACAGCGGCGGGTTCTCCGCGAGGGCGATCTGGACGCGCTCTGTGCGTCGCTGCGCCTCTGA
- a CDS encoding fibrillarin-like rRNA/tRNA 2'-O-methyltransferase, giving the protein MTALPEGVERRSFDGRERLATRGETVYGEPTDGEWRLWDAGRSKLGAMLELEMETGLAGDESVLYLGAASGTTVSHVADFAGPTYAVEFAPRPVRDLVDVAEDRDNLFPLLKDARKPETYAHAVEADLDVIVQDVATRGQADVAVRNRQFLTDDGRLLMAVKARSEDVTSDPDEVFDGVVSRLEDAYEVLETKRLDRFHSDHLGVVARPR; this is encoded by the coding sequence ATGACTGCGCTTCCCGAGGGCGTCGAGCGCCGCTCGTTCGACGGCCGCGAGCGACTCGCCACGCGGGGCGAGACCGTCTACGGCGAACCCACGGACGGGGAGTGGCGACTCTGGGACGCCGGACGATCGAAGCTCGGCGCGATGCTCGAACTCGAAATGGAGACGGGCCTCGCGGGCGACGAGTCGGTCCTCTACCTCGGCGCGGCGTCGGGGACGACGGTGAGCCACGTCGCCGACTTCGCCGGCCCGACGTACGCCGTCGAGTTCGCGCCCCGCCCCGTCCGCGACCTCGTCGACGTCGCCGAGGACAGAGACAACCTCTTCCCACTGTTGAAGGACGCTCGGAAACCCGAGACGTACGCCCACGCCGTCGAAGCCGACCTCGACGTCATCGTCCAGGACGTGGCGACGCGCGGACAGGCCGACGTCGCGGTCCGCAATCGCCAGTTTCTCACCGACGACGGGCGACTGCTCATGGCGGTCAAGGCGCGAAGCGAGGACGTGACCAGCGACCCCGACGAGGTGTTCGACGGCGTCGTTTCCCGACTCGAAGACGCCTACGAGGTGCTGGAGACGAAGCGTCTGGACCGCTTCCACAGCGACCATCTCGGAGTCGTCGCCCGACCGAGATAA
- a CDS encoding NOP5/NOP56 family protein yields MTEDAWFAGVDVGDTETAASRIREGSADAPADWPAAAVDSGFAADGDEYYELFRAASIEAARTAAAEAERADDKQLMHAVRAMDDAERTANELAERLGEWAGSLFGDAGTGVDYARDLADRDPQDATEERVVSLAERVTGLADERDALREYVERRAPEVAPNLAEMAGPVLTARLISLAGGLDSLAKKPSGTVQVLGAEDALFAHLAGRASSPKHGVIYVHEAVRGTRPQDRGSAARALAGKLAIAARIDHYSGDLRPEVHEELRERIETIRARAEEEGE; encoded by the coding sequence ATGACCGAAGACGCGTGGTTCGCCGGCGTCGACGTCGGCGACACCGAGACGGCGGCGTCGCGCATCCGTGAGGGGAGCGCCGACGCGCCCGCTGACTGGCCCGCCGCGGCCGTCGACAGCGGGTTCGCCGCCGACGGGGACGAGTACTACGAGCTGTTTCGAGCGGCGAGCATCGAGGCCGCCCGAACCGCCGCTGCGGAGGCCGAGCGCGCCGACGACAAGCAGTTGATGCACGCCGTCCGCGCGATGGACGACGCCGAGCGCACGGCCAACGAGCTCGCCGAGCGCCTCGGCGAGTGGGCCGGGAGCCTCTTCGGGGACGCCGGAACGGGCGTCGACTACGCCCGCGACCTCGCCGACCGCGACCCGCAGGACGCCACCGAGGAGCGCGTTGTCTCGCTCGCCGAGCGCGTGACCGGACTGGCCGACGAGCGAGACGCGCTCCGCGAGTACGTCGAGCGCCGCGCCCCGGAAGTCGCGCCGAACCTCGCGGAGATGGCCGGACCGGTGCTCACCGCCCGTCTCATCTCGCTGGCCGGCGGTCTGGACTCGCTGGCGAAGAAACCCAGCGGAACGGTGCAGGTGCTCGGCGCGGAGGACGCGCTGTTCGCGCACCTCGCCGGACGCGCGTCGTCGCCGAAACACGGCGTCATCTACGTCCACGAAGCGGTCAGGGGAACTCGACCGCAGGACCGCGGGTCGGCCGCCCGCGCGCTCGCGGGCAAACTCGCCATCGCCGCCCGCATCGACCACTACAGTGGCGATCTCAGGCCGGAGGTACACGAGGAACTCCGCGAGCGAATCGAGACGATTCGCGCCCGTGCGGAGGAGGAAGGCGAATGA